In Excalfactoria chinensis isolate bCotChi1 chromosome 5, bCotChi1.hap2, whole genome shotgun sequence, a single genomic region encodes these proteins:
- the LOC140252921 gene encoding embryonic protein UVS.2-like, translated as MDKGAIQHEMNHALGFIHEQARSDRDKFVKIMWEHIRAGEQGNFGKMNSKNLGLPYDYSSVMHYGAYDFSSTPGKPTIVPVPNPLVPIGQREGLSNLDVAKINKLYKCNCCSSVLPKNKGSFSSVNYPSPYPNNSNCLWLIRIRRNKVFLQFEAFDLQTSSGCSSDYVKVYSGNSKNSPVLLDKYCGQGPLPSIVASGSTLLVEFASDETVTATGFRASYSRVNCGGTFTDPNGVITSPNYPNKYPKNRACFWVISSPVGYKVSLKMLFFELEDNERCTYDYLLIHDGSRPTSPAAGPYCGTMKVADFTSTANFVLVEFHSDTVWELPGFKLSYTFHR; from the exons ATGGATAAAGGAGCAATTCAGCATGAAATGAACCATGCACTGGGTTTCATCCATGAACAAGCACGAAGTGATCGGGACAAGTTTGTCAAAATTATGTGGGAACACATTAGGGCAG GAGAACAAGGGAACTTTGGAAAAATGAACTCCAAAAATCTGGGCCTTCCTTATGACTACTCATCTGTGATGCACTATGGCGC GTATGATTTCTCCAGCACTCCTGGGAAACCAACTATTGTACCGGTTCCTAACCCTTTGGTGCCCATTGGGCAGAGAGAAGGGCTGAGTAACTTGGATGTAGCTAAAATCAACAAGCTCTACAAGTGCA ATTGCTGTAGCTCTGTATTGCCAAAAAACAAAGGCTCATTCTCCTCTGTCAATTACCCATCCCCATACCCGAACAATAGCAACTGCCTGTGGTTGATCCGCATCCGTCGGAATAAG GTTTTCCTGCAGTTTGAGGCTTTTGATCTCCAAACCTCCTCAGGCTGTTCATCTGACTACGTGAAAGTTTACAGTGGAAACAGCAAGAACTCTCCTGTCTTGCTGGACAAATACTGTGGGCAGGGGCCGCTGCCTTCCATCGTCGCTTCGGGATCAACTCTGCTGGTAGAGTTTGCAAGTGATGAGACTGTTACAGCCACAGGATTCAGAGCCTCCTACAGCAGGG TGAATTGTGGAGGTACTTTCACAGACCCCAATGGAGTCATCACCTCTCCAAACTACCCCAATAAATACCCCAAAAACCGGGCATGCTTCTGGGTCATCAGCTCTCCAGTAGGATACAAG GTATCTCTTAAAATGTTATTCTTTGAGCTGGAGGATAATGAGAGATGCACCTATGACTATTTGCTCATACACGATGGAAGCCGACCTACATCACCAGCAGCTGGCCCTTACTGTGGGACAATGAAGGTTGCAGACTTCACTTCCACTGCAAACTTTGTGCTGGTTGAATTTCACAGTGACACAGTCTGGGAGTTGCCTGGATTCAAGTTGAGCTATACGTTTCATAGGTAA